From Phycodurus eques isolate BA_2022a chromosome 20, UOR_Pequ_1.1, whole genome shotgun sequence, a single genomic window includes:
- the zmym4.1 gene encoding zinc finger MYM-type protein 4 isoform X3 — MYTCKWGCRKESHYHCCGCTLPFPRKEQLLRHLSGCPRPPTALAPRASEGQLRPPERSAGLRLRVKKCETFGLAANMEAVESGDARQHAAADEVRLAETEETGAEPPAGLGCSLPNRMDEDKFELKMETPLVPCRMEALNASPSHSEDETEEGGPASEKDDDDLDEEEEMAAAPAPARDSDSEENVGRGLRFASFSLDEMMDIGTVDQQEQEAQMNTEDNNGGTELEEEEAEIEPDADPKPSLDVKVAEEMDEEKEVAEEEKEKEVAEEEKEKEVAEEEKEKEVAEEEKEKKVAEEEEKEKKVAEEEEKEKEVAEEEEKEKEVAEEKEKEVAEEKEKEVAEEEKEKEVAEEKEEEEEKEVEEAKEEKEEVPFYATRSKSKAATTSADMTNGMKVVKLSASSSSSSSSPPLVKIKDEPVDEEYEVALVSGAAAVKDEPDDAKEEEDLQIESVYSVTPDGDGRRQRGVRPSTTLNMSCAHCRTGLLKGQTAYQRKGSPALFCSTGCLTSSLSSSKSTKNCYRCQKRISRPQDVILSPDADGVSRGFCSETCLSAFNLKKSSVKALVPSDDKLQSPCSMCAKHGISKHEVILSGTVHNMCSDSCFQRFRTANRLTMAGCANCATICHVRPLLLKMEGSSKTLCNLDCLIKYKKKVKTSLPCAMCRALRPLADMVHNKSTDDSVSLFCSSSCVMAFMVQTVSSSGAQLNCDNCGKRTLPAYHLAMSDTTIRNFCTLSCVMTFQEKFKVKQKQATIFPKLPVASGQEQSGAQTQGAAPALCCAQCARQMTTKPDVIHVKDKVVFVCGWSCALEFKTSKNVSAKCEYCKLDKISREVKRIDGRDRSFCSHGCKLLYEHDLDKRWGKHCKSCSYCQCVSRKLEKALYGESSEEFCSEECRSNYTMLFCHVAKCASCGRKGKLKHSLFVLGEVRNFCDLPCLFHFCNLLVTTQGDVFPPDSPVIANVVSLADQAGPAAADKPAKQQVGDYEMTLRKRKEDSHARTVPRIRGADSQTTDADVVLISAKPAKKATSSATSTAPSTTKSMKNKALLCKPLVQNKGVSCRTQTLDVEAQTDVSIPKIMVLPVPVPVYVPVPMSLYSQCTPKPVGVPLPLPVPVFLPVNMDNADRIVNTIKKIKDKYPEDPFEAEVVLMAEMVSETNGGADQETETRPGAAAGGEAMSAYSDDLNTDDLANLLNSWDEPSAPPPAMDIEADFPVETLERMALLREQSSPPASPTPTGSRKRQASRKTRETRGRKRSSKGTKGSAAKSSVPKVPKLKSEYGVDAWKRWIRWRDTQPDVETPRIGMRPLVPKEDLLRCTTAELSYGLCRFIGEVERPSGERYSADSLFYLCLGIQQHLFENGRVENIFTDGFYCKFSTDFTNMLRGFQPSLTTSGYVHSRVEEEFLWDCKQLGVYSPIVLLNTLLYFFCKNFGFTTPEQHRQLSFAHVMRCTKTGQGNKKTTFLRFYPPIAPNDGEPDVDGVPAKRRREEDEEEMKEEKILEMKENTDNPLRCPVRLYEFYLSKCSETVKQRTDVFYLLPERCCVPNSPLWFSATPLDEDTKEAMLTRILAVRQLHVATRQQTLDPEEDEDVRRPHAPTRQRTVAPEDNEDGGGSEDDDGGGGGGDDDDDADDDDDPNDPNDPDWQ; from the exons ATGTATACCTGCAAATGGGGATGCAGAAAAGAGTCCCACTACCACTGCTGCGGTTGCACTCTCCCCTTTCCGAGGAAAGAGCAGCTGCTGAGACACCTCAGCGGGTGCCCGCGCCCTCCAACGGCTTTGGCACCTCGAGCCTCAGAAGGCCAGCTTCGGCCACCCGAGCGATCGGCTGGCCTACGTTTGAGGGTGAAAAAG TGCGAGACTTTTGGATTGGCAGCGAACATGGAGGCCGTGGAAAGTGGCGACGCACGTCAACATGCGGCCGCCGATGAAGTGCGACTTGCG GAAACAGAAGAGACAGGCGCTGAACCTCCTGCCGGTCTTGGATGTTCCCTCCCGAACCGAATGGACGAGGACAAGTTTGAACTTAAAATGGAGACTCCCCTGGTCCCGTGTCGCATGGAGGCCTTGAACGCCTCGCCGTCCCACTCAGAAGACGAGACCGAGGAAGGAGGCCCGGCTAGCGAAAAGGACGACGACGACCTGGACGAGGAGGAAGAGATGGCCGCCGCTCCGGCGCCGGCCAGGGACTCTGACTCGGAGGAGAACGTCGGCAGGGGCTTGCGTTTCGCCTCTTTCAGCCTTGACGAGATGATGGATATCGGTACTGTGGATCAGCAGGAACAGGAAGCTCAGATGAACACGGAGGATAATAACGGCGGCACAG aattggaggaagaggaggcagaAATCGAGCCGGACGCTGACCCGAAACCCAGCTTGGACGTCAAAGTGGCTGAAGAAATGGACGAGGAGAAAGAGGTggcggaggaggagaaggagaaagaggtggcggaggaggagaaggagaaagaggtggcggaggaggagaaggagaaagaggtggcggaggaggagaaggagaaaaaggtggcagaggaggaggagaaggagaaaaaggtggcagaggaggaggagaaggagaaagaggtggcggaggaggaggagaaggagaaagaggtggcggaggagaaggagaaagaggtggcggaggagaaggagaaagaggtggcggaggaggagaaggagaaagaggtggcggaggagaaggaggaggaggaggagaaagaggtGGAGGAGGCGAAAGAGGAGAAAGAGGAAGTGCCTTTCTACGCCACCCGCTCCAAAAGCAAAGCTGCAACAA CGTCCGCCGACATGACCAACGGGATGAAAGTGGTCAAACTCTCCGCGTCCAGCTCGTCTTCGTCGTCTTCGCCGCCTCTCGTCAAAATCAAAGACGAGCCCGTGGACGAGGAGTACGAGGTGGCCCTCGTGTCCGGGGCCGCCGCTGTGAAGGACGAACCCGACGACGCCAAG GAAGAGGAGGACTTGCAGATCGAATCCGTGTATTCCGTGACCCCGGACGGCGACGGCCGGAGGCAACGGGGAGTCCGGCCGTCGACGACTTTGAACATGTCGTGCGCGCACTGCCGGACGGGGCTGCTCAAAGGGCAGACGGCCTACCAGCGCAAAGGCTCGCCGGCGCTCTTCTGCTCCACCGGCTGCCTCACCTCTTCGCTCAGCTCGTCCAAAAGCACCAAGAACTGCTACCGCTGCCAAAA GCGCATATCCCGCCCTCAGGACGTCATCCTGTCTCCCGACGCGGACGGCGTGTCCAGGGGCTTCTGCAGCGAGACGTGTCTGAGCGCGTTCAACCTGAAGAAAAGCTCCGTCAAAGCGCTCGTTCCTTCCGACGACAAACTGCAGTCACCGTGCAGCATGTGCGCCAAACACGGCATC AGCAAGCACGAGGTGATCCTGAGCGGCACCGTTCACAATATGTGCAGCGACTCGTGCTTCCAGCGCTTCCGCACCGCCAACCGGCTGACCATGGCGGGCTGCGCCAACTGCGCCACCATCTGCCACGTGAGGCCGCTGCTGCTCAAGATGGAGGGCAGCAGCAAGACCCTGTGCAACCTCGACTGTCTCATCAAGTACAAAAAG AAAGTGAAGACGAGTCTGCCGTGCGCCATGTGTCGCGCCCTGCGGCCTCTCGCCGACATGGTCCACAACAAAAGCACAGACGACTCCGTCAGCCTCTTCTGCAGCAGCAGCTGCGTCATGGCCTTCATGGTCCAGACTGTCAGCTCCTCAG GCGCACAGTTGAACTGCGACAACTGCGGCAAGCGCACTCTGCCGGCGTACCACCTGGCCATGTCCGACACCACCATCAGGAACTTCTGCACGCTGTCGTGCGTCATGACCTTCCAG GAGAAGTTCAAGGTGAAGCAGAAGCAGGCGACCATTTTCCCCAAGCTGCCGGTGGCGTCCGGGCAGGAGCAGAGCGGCGCGCAGACGCAAGGAGCCGCGCCCGCGCTCTGCTGCGCCCAGTGCGCCCGCCAGATGACGACCAAGCCCGACGTCATCCATGTTAAG GACAAGGTGGTGTTTGTGTGCGGCTGGAGCTGCGCCCTGGAGTTCAAGACCAGCAAAAACGTGAGCGCCAAGTGCGAGTACTGCAAGCTGGACAAGATCAGCCGAGAGGTGAAGCGCATCGACGGCAGGGACCGCTCCTTCTGCAGCCACG GCTGCAAGCTGCTGTACGAGCACGACCTGGACAAGCGCTGGGGCAAGCACTGTAAGTCGTGCTCGTACTGCCAGTGCGTCTCCCGGAAGCTGGAGAAGGCGCTCTACGGCGAGTCCAGCGAGGAGTTCTGCTCCGAGGAGTGCAGGTCCAACTACACCATGCTCTTCTGCCAT GTTGCAAAGTGCGCCTCGTGTGGCCGGAAAGGCAAACTGAAGCACAGTCTTTTCGTGCTGGGAGAGGTGCGCAACTTCTGCGACTTGCCGTGTCTGTTCCACTTCTGCAACCTCTTGGTCACGACGCAGGGGGACGTCTTCCCGCCAG ACTCGCCCGTCATCGCCAACGTGGTCTCGCTCGCGGACCAGGCCGGCCCCGCCGCCGCCGACAAGCCCGCCAAGCAAC AAGTGGGAGACTATGAAATGACTTTGAGGAAACGAAAAGAGGACTCTCACGCTCGCACAGTTCCCCGAATAAGAG GCGCTGACTCGCAAACTACAGACGCTGACGTA GTCCTTATTAGCGCCAAACCGGCGAAGAAAGCGACATCTTCCGCCACCTCCACGGCGCCCAGCACTACGAAAAGCATGAAGAACAAGGCTCTGCTGTGCAAGCCGCTGGTGCAGAACAAGGGCGTCTCTTGTCGCACGCAGACGCTCGACGTGGAGGCGCAGACGG ATGTGTCCATACCGAAGATCATGGTCCTGCCCGTTCCTGTGCCGGTGTACGTGCCCGTGCCCATGAGCCTGTACAGCCAGTGCACCCCCAAGCCCGTGGGCGTGCCCCTACCC CTTCCCGTGCCCGTCTTCCTGCCCGTGAACATGGACAACGCCGACCGCATCGTGAATACCATCAAGAAGATCAAGGACAAGTACCCGGAGGACCCGTTCGAGGCCGAGGTCGTCCTCATGGCCGAGATGGTGTCCGAGACAAACGGTGGCGCGGACCAAGAGACGGAGACGCGTCCCGGAGCTGCTGCCGGTGGAG AGGCGATGAGCGCCTACAGCGACGACCTGAACACGGACGACCTGGCCAACCTGCTGAACAGTTGGGACGAGCCCAGCGCTCCTCCGCCGGCCATGGACATCGAAGCAGACTTCCCCGTCG AAACCCTGGAGAGGATGGCCTTGCTGCGAGAGCAGTCGTCCCCGCCGGCCAGCCCTACGCCCACCGGCTCGCGAAAACGCCAAGCATCGCGGAAAACCAGAGAGACGAGG GGTCGGAAAAGGTCCAGCAAGGGCACAAAAGGATCTGCCGCAAAGAGCTCCGTCCCCAAAGTGCCGAAGCTGAAGAGCGAGTACGGCGTGGACGCCTGGAAGCGGTGGATCCGCTGGAGGGACACTCAGCCCGACGTGGAGACGCCGCGTATCGGAA TGCGCCCCCTGGTGCCGAAAGAAGACCTCCTCCGCTGCACCACGGCCGAGCTGAGCTACGGCCTCTGCCGCTTCATCGGCGAGGTCGAGCGGCCCTCCGGCGAGCGCTACTCGGCCGACAGCCTCTTCTACCTCTGCCTCGGCATCCAGCAG CACTTGTTTGAGAACGGCCGCGTGGAGAACATTTTCACCGACGGCTTCTACTGCAAGTTCTCCACTGACTTCACCAACATGCTCAGAGGCTTCCAGCCTTCCCTCACGACCAGCG GTTACGTTCACTCGCGTGTGGAGGAGGAGTTCCTGTGGGACTGCAAGCAGCTGGGCGTGTACTCCCCCATCGTGCTGCTCAACACGCTGCTCTACTTCTTCTGCAAGAACTTCGGCTTCACCACCCCCGAGCAGCACCGCCAGCTCTCCTTCGCCCACGTCATGCGCTGCACCAAAACGGGCCAGGGCAACAAAAAGACCACCTTCCTGCGCTTCTACCCGCCCATCGCGCCCAACGACGGCGAGCCAG ATGTGGACGGCGTTCCGGCAAAGAGGCGaagggaggaggatgaggaggagatgAAAGAGGAGAAGATCCTGGAGATGAAGGAGAACACGGACAATCCTCTGCGCTGTCCCGTGCGGCTCTACGAGTTCTACCTGTCAAAGTG CTCTGAGACGGTGAAGCAGCGCACCGACGTGTTCTACCTGCTGCCCGAGCGCTGCTGCGTGCCCAACAGCCCGCTGTGGTTCTCGGCCACGCCGCTGGACGAGGACACCAAGGAGGCCATGCTCACCCGCATCCTCGCCGTGCGCCAGCTGCACGTGGCCACCAGGCAGCAGACGCTCGACCCCGAAGAAGACGAGGACGTGCGGCGGCCGCACGCGCCCACCAGGCAGCGGACTGTCGCCCCCGAAGACAACGAGGACGGCGGCGGCAGCGaggacgacgacggcggcggcggcggcggcgacgacgacgacgacgccgacgacgacgacgaccccAATGACCCCAACGACCCCGACTGGCAATGA